A genomic region of Streptomyces diastaticus subsp. diastaticus contains the following coding sequences:
- a CDS encoding peptidoglycan DD-metalloendopeptidase family protein, producing MALTGGTAAAEQGAMIVPAGGTITGSPNGYCRSGNPHDGFDIAGPTGASVKAAADGTVRQSDHAASPGNRVVIDHAGGWETRYLHLNSRAVSTGQKVKKGQVIGTIGSTGHSTGPHLHFQVERNDVVIRDASLLDDFRCGSTVSQGRTIAYAFPGLPGGGGAVDAYPKLREGDRGDAVKNLQTHLAAAGHSVEKDGVFGAKTLQAVKAFQKKIGTAADGVVGPKTWGALVTAPAKGTKLREGSSGTEVKYLQRGLNATLGRSLAVDGKLGSASKAAVVAYQKSRGLAADGVVGPSTWSALKSGR from the coding sequence GTGGCACTGACCGGTGGAACAGCGGCGGCCGAGCAGGGCGCCATGATCGTCCCGGCCGGCGGCACCATCACGGGATCGCCCAACGGCTACTGCCGTTCCGGCAACCCGCACGACGGCTTCGACATCGCGGGCCCGACCGGGGCTTCCGTGAAGGCGGCCGCGGACGGGACCGTCCGGCAGTCCGACCACGCGGCGAGCCCGGGCAACCGGGTGGTGATCGACCACGCGGGCGGCTGGGAGACCAGGTACCTGCACCTGAACTCGCGGGCCGTCTCCACCGGGCAGAAGGTCAAGAAGGGCCAGGTGATCGGCACGATCGGCAGCACGGGGCACTCCACGGGGCCGCACCTCCACTTCCAGGTCGAGCGGAACGACGTGGTGATCCGCGACGCGTCGCTGCTGGACGACTTCCGCTGCGGCTCGACCGTGTCGCAGGGCAGGACCATCGCCTACGCGTTCCCCGGTCTGCCGGGCGGGGGCGGAGCGGTGGACGCCTACCCGAAGCTGCGTGAGGGCGACCGGGGCGATGCCGTCAAGAACCTGCAGACACACCTGGCCGCCGCCGGGCACAGCGTCGAGAAGGACGGGGTGTTCGGCGCGAAGACGCTCCAGGCGGTGAAGGCGTTCCAGAAGAAGATCGGTACGGCGGCCGACGGGGTGGTGGGCCCGAAGACCTGGGGAGCGCTGGTGACCGCCCCGGCCAAGGGCACAAAACTGCGCGAGGGTTCCAGCGGTACGGAGGTCAAGTACCTTCAGCGCGGCCTCAACGCGACCCTGGGAAGGTCCCTCGCCGTCGACGGCAAGCTGGGCTCCGCGTCCAAGGCCGCGGTGGTCGCTTACCAGAAGTCGCGCGGCCTGGCCGCGGACGGCGTGGTCGGCCCGAGCACCTGGTCCGCGCTCAAGTCCGGGCGCTGA
- a CDS encoding glutaminase codes for MGAVTSTMNYQQVLEQIAEEIARTPGRGRSADYIPALATRDPRAFGMAVAELDGTVHGVGEWREAFSAQSITKVFTLALDLAHEGDELWEHVGREPSGNPFNSLVQLEYENGIPRNPFINAGALVVTDRLHTRTGDAAGGLLRLLRAESGNPDLGFDLAVAGSEAARGDRNAALGHFMASYGNIDNPVPLLLDQYFRQCSVTASCADLALAATLLARHGVRADGTRLLTRSQAKQVNAVMLTCGTYDAAGEFAHRVGLPGKSGVGGGIIAVVPGRCALCVWSPGLDERGNSVAGVAALDLFTTLTGLSVF; via the coding sequence ATGGGCGCCGTGACGTCGACGATGAACTATCAGCAGGTTCTGGAACAGATTGCCGAGGAGATCGCGCGGACGCCCGGCCGGGGCCGGTCCGCCGACTACATCCCGGCGCTCGCCACCCGTGACCCGCGCGCCTTCGGCATGGCCGTGGCCGAGCTGGACGGCACCGTCCACGGGGTGGGCGAGTGGCGCGAGGCCTTCTCCGCACAGTCCATCACCAAGGTCTTCACCCTGGCCCTGGACCTGGCCCATGAGGGCGACGAGCTGTGGGAGCACGTGGGCCGCGAACCTTCCGGCAACCCGTTCAACTCCCTGGTACAGCTCGAGTACGAGAACGGCATCCCCCGCAACCCGTTCATCAACGCCGGCGCCCTGGTCGTCACCGACCGCCTCCACACGCGCACCGGTGACGCGGCGGGCGGGCTCCTGCGGCTGCTGCGTGCCGAGAGCGGGAACCCGGACCTCGGTTTCGACCTGGCGGTCGCCGGCTCGGAGGCCGCGCGCGGTGACCGCAACGCCGCCCTCGGCCACTTCATGGCCTCCTACGGCAACATCGACAACCCTGTGCCGCTCCTGCTCGACCAGTACTTCCGCCAGTGCTCGGTCACCGCCTCCTGCGCCGACCTCGCGTTGGCGGCCACTCTCCTGGCCCGCCACGGCGTGCGCGCCGACGGCACCCGGCTGCTGACCCGCAGCCAGGCCAAGCAGGTCAACGCGGTCATGCTCACCTGTGGAACCTACGACGCCGCCGGTGAGTTCGCCCACCGCGTCGGCCTGCCCGGCAAGAGCGGGGTGGGCGGCGGCATCATCGCCGTCGTACCCGGCCGCTGCGCACTGTGCGTGTGGAGCCCCGGTCTGGACGAACGGGGCAACTCCGTGGCGGGGGTGGCCGCGCTGGACCTCTTCACCACGCTCACGGGACTCTCGGTGTTCTGA
- a CDS encoding Crp/Fnr family transcriptional regulator, which yields MVQSLHLTEVRKFTELIAARIQGDGQRPQGAVVLRGEHIYNCADTDRNVYFVKSGQVKTIMVTASGKRCLLDLYLPGNVFGELCLTNPRRTDTAVAMADTELVRVSHQRLLAILDREGLLELFTAYLTDRLAEQQRIIADLVTLESEMRLAARLLQLSKRFGQRCDRGMLISVRLTQEELAEMVGTTRSRVGFFLKTFREAGLLVSSRGPIIINQPNLASYVGERLPLGRGLL from the coding sequence ATGGTCCAATCGCTACACCTTACGGAAGTCCGGAAGTTCACCGAGCTGATCGCCGCCAGGATCCAGGGGGACGGACAGCGGCCGCAAGGCGCTGTCGTGCTGCGGGGGGAGCACATATACAACTGCGCGGACACCGACCGGAACGTCTACTTCGTCAAGTCGGGGCAGGTCAAAACCATCATGGTGACGGCGAGCGGAAAGCGATGTCTGCTCGACCTCTACCTGCCGGGAAACGTCTTCGGAGAGCTCTGCCTCACCAATCCCCGCCGCACCGACACGGCCGTGGCCATGGCGGACACCGAACTCGTCCGGGTCTCCCACCAGCGGCTGCTGGCCATCCTGGACCGTGAGGGGCTGCTGGAGCTCTTCACCGCGTACCTGACCGACCGTCTGGCCGAGCAGCAGAGGATCATCGCCGACCTGGTGACCCTGGAGAGCGAGATGCGCCTGGCGGCCAGGCTGCTCCAGCTCTCGAAGCGCTTCGGCCAGCGGTGCGACCGGGGGATGCTGATATCCGTCCGGCTGACGCAGGAGGAGCTCGCCGAGATGGTCGGCACGACACGGTCCCGCGTGGGTTTCTTCCTCAAGACGTTCCGGGAGGCCGGGCTCCTGGTCTCCAGCCGGGGGCCGATCATCATCAACCAGCCGAATCTGGCCAGCTACGTCGGGGAGCGTCTGCCGCTGGGCCGCGGGCTCCTCTGA
- the kdpF gene encoding K(+)-transporting ATPase subunit F has protein sequence MTVEDIIGLTVAVFLLGHLILALLAPERF, from the coding sequence GTGACCGTCGAGGACATCATCGGTCTCACCGTGGCCGTCTTCCTGCTCGGACATCTCATCCTGGCCCTCCTCGCCCCGGAGAGGTTCTGA
- the kdpA gene encoding potassium-transporting ATPase subunit KdpA, producing the protein MSPQIAGLLQLTAVIAALGLAYRPLGDHMAKVYSSADHHRPEKWIYKTIGTDPATEMRWPAYLRGVLAFSAVSVLFLYLMQRVQGSLPGSLGFSSIDADQAFNTAASFVANTNWQSYAGEQAMGHVVQTGGLAVQNFVSAAVGMAVAVALVRGFARSRTGELGNFWSDLVRGTVRILLPIAVVGALVLVACGAIQNFAGIHEVGQFAGGTQQWNGGAVASQEAIKELGTNGGGYFNANSAHPFENPDGLSNLFEIFLILLIPVSLTRTFGRMAGSLKQGYALLGAMAVIWLGFSLLMMWTEFAHRGPAFEIAGGAMEGKETRFGIAGSSLFAVATTLTSTGAVNSFHSSYTGFGGGITMLGMQLGEIAPGGVGSGLYGMLIMAIIAVFIAGLMVGRTPEYLGKKIGTRQITFAACYLLVTPSLVLGFTALAMALPTPGTSMTHTGAHGFSEILYAYTSGANNNGSAFAGLDADTPWFNTTIGIAMLLGRLLPMVFVLALAGSLAEQKPVPETSGTLRTDKPLYVGLLLGTILVITGLTYFPALALGPLAEGLAS; encoded by the coding sequence ATGAGCCCCCAGATCGCTGGCCTGCTCCAGCTCACAGCGGTGATCGCCGCCCTCGGTCTCGCATACCGCCCACTGGGCGATCACATGGCAAAGGTCTACTCCTCCGCGGATCATCACAGACCGGAGAAGTGGATTTACAAGACCATCGGCACCGACCCGGCCACCGAAATGAGGTGGCCCGCATATCTGCGCGGCGTTCTCGCCTTTTCGGCGGTGAGTGTCCTCTTCCTTTACCTGATGCAACGGGTTCAGGGCTCGCTCCCCGGGTCGCTGGGCTTTTCCTCCATCGATGCGGACCAGGCGTTCAACACCGCCGCGTCTTTCGTCGCGAACACCAACTGGCAGTCGTATGCCGGCGAGCAGGCCATGGGCCATGTCGTGCAGACCGGTGGCCTCGCGGTGCAGAACTTCGTCTCGGCGGCCGTGGGTATGGCCGTCGCGGTGGCACTCGTGCGGGGCTTCGCCCGGTCCCGTACGGGAGAGCTCGGTAACTTCTGGTCCGACCTGGTGCGCGGGACCGTCCGCATCCTGCTCCCGATCGCGGTGGTCGGCGCGCTGGTGCTGGTCGCCTGCGGCGCGATACAGAACTTCGCCGGCATCCATGAGGTCGGGCAGTTCGCCGGCGGGACGCAGCAGTGGAACGGCGGGGCTGTCGCCTCGCAGGAGGCCATCAAGGAGTTGGGCACCAACGGCGGAGGCTACTTCAACGCCAACTCCGCCCACCCCTTCGAGAACCCCGACGGGCTGTCCAACCTGTTCGAGATCTTCCTGATCCTGCTGATCCCGGTCTCGCTCACGCGGACCTTCGGCCGGATGGCCGGCTCACTCAAGCAAGGGTACGCGCTCCTCGGCGCGATGGCCGTCATCTGGCTCGGGTTCTCGCTCCTGATGATGTGGACCGAGTTCGCCCACCGCGGCCCGGCGTTCGAGATCGCGGGCGGGGCCATGGAAGGCAAGGAGACCCGTTTCGGGATCGCCGGCTCGTCGCTGTTCGCCGTCGCCACCACCCTCACCTCCACAGGAGCGGTGAACTCGTTCCACTCCTCCTACACCGGTTTCGGCGGCGGTATCACGATGCTCGGCATGCAACTCGGCGAGATCGCTCCCGGTGGTGTCGGCTCCGGTCTCTACGGCATGCTGATCATGGCGATCATCGCGGTGTTCATCGCCGGGCTGATGGTCGGCCGCACCCCGGAGTACCTCGGCAAGAAGATCGGCACCCGCCAGATCACGTTCGCCGCCTGCTACCTCCTCGTCACCCCTTCGCTCGTGCTCGGTTTCACCGCGCTCGCCATGGCCCTGCCCACCCCGGGCACCTCGATGACCCACACCGGCGCCCACGGCTTCTCCGAGATCCTCTACGCCTACACGTCCGGCGCCAACAACAACGGCTCCGCCTTCGCCGGGCTCGACGCCGATACCCCGTGGTTCAACACCACCATCGGGATCGCGATGCTGCTGGGCCGGCTCCTGCCGATGGTGTTCGTCCTGGCTCTGGCCGGCTCGCTCGCCGAGCAGAAGCCGGTGCCCGAGACCTCGGGGACGCTACGCACCGACAAGCCCCTCTACGTCGGCCTGCTCCTCGGCACGATCCTCGTCATCACCGGTCTCACCTACTTCCCGGCCCTGGCGCTGGGACCGCTCGCCGAAGGGCTCGCCTCATGA
- the kdpB gene encoding potassium-transporting ATPase subunit KdpB, with protein MSTPAPARTPLGDLPRAGGHGPDDRVGSGLLDPKQLTRSFPDALRKLDPRVMAKSPVMFVVLVGSVLTTALAVTDPTDWFGWAITAWLWLTTIFANLAEAVAERRGKAQAGTLRQARTATIARRIIGTSEERVAGTDLRVGDLVVCEAGDTVPGDGDVIEGVASVDESAITGESAPVIRESGGDRSAVTAGTKVLSDRVVIRITTEPGETFIDRMISLVEGAARQKTPNETALNILLASLTIVFLLAVVSLKPFAIYAGADDQTSLIVLAALLVCLAPTTIGALLSAIGIAGMDRLVQRNVLAMSGRAVEAAGDVSTLLLDKTGTITLGNRQAAGFLVVKGVREAELAEAAQLSSLADETPEGRSIVVLAKERYGLRGRDPGELTGAAWVQFTAQTRMSGVDLEGRKIRKGASGSVVTWVRERGGSVCEEARALTDRIAEAGGTPLLVAVEDGRGPRVLGVVHLQDVVKEGTRERFEKLRRMGIRTVMITGDNPLTAKAVADEAGVDDFLAEATPEDKMALIKREQAGGKLVAMTGDGTNDAPALAQADVGVAMNTGTSAAKEAGNMVDLDSDPTKLIEIVGIGKQLLITRGALTTFSIANDVAKYFAIIPAMFAVAYPSLDKLNIMGLASPESAILSAVVFNALIIVALVPLALKGVRYRPASADRMLRRNLGLYGLGGLAAPFAGIKIIDVLLSLIPGIG; from the coding sequence ATGAGCACCCCAGCTCCGGCCCGCACTCCGCTCGGAGACCTGCCCCGGGCCGGTGGCCACGGGCCCGACGACCGTGTCGGCAGCGGACTCCTCGACCCGAAGCAGCTGACCAGGTCGTTCCCGGACGCGCTGCGCAAGCTCGACCCGCGCGTCATGGCCAAGTCGCCCGTGATGTTCGTCGTCCTGGTCGGCTCGGTGCTCACCACGGCGCTCGCGGTCACGGACCCGACCGACTGGTTCGGCTGGGCGATCACCGCCTGGCTCTGGCTGACCACGATCTTCGCCAACCTCGCCGAGGCGGTCGCCGAGCGCCGGGGCAAGGCACAGGCCGGTACCCTGCGCCAGGCCAGGACCGCCACCATCGCCCGCCGGATCATCGGTACGAGCGAGGAACGAGTCGCGGGGACGGACCTGCGCGTCGGAGACCTCGTCGTCTGCGAGGCCGGCGACACCGTCCCCGGCGACGGGGACGTGATCGAGGGGGTCGCGTCCGTCGACGAGTCCGCGATCACCGGTGAGTCGGCTCCGGTCATCCGGGAGTCCGGCGGTGACCGCAGCGCGGTGACGGCCGGTACGAAGGTGCTGTCCGACCGCGTCGTCATCAGGATCACCACCGAGCCGGGCGAGACCTTCATCGACCGGATGATCAGCCTGGTCGAGGGCGCCGCACGGCAGAAGACGCCCAACGAGACCGCTCTGAATATCCTGCTGGCGTCCCTCACCATCGTCTTCCTGCTCGCCGTCGTCAGTCTGAAGCCCTTCGCGATCTACGCGGGGGCCGACGACCAGACCTCGCTGATCGTGCTGGCGGCGCTGCTCGTCTGCCTGGCCCCCACCACCATCGGGGCCCTGCTGTCCGCGATCGGGATCGCCGGCATGGACCGCCTCGTCCAGCGCAACGTCCTGGCCATGTCCGGGCGCGCGGTCGAGGCCGCGGGCGATGTCTCCACGCTGCTCCTCGACAAGACCGGCACCATCACCCTGGGCAACCGGCAGGCGGCCGGATTCCTGGTGGTCAAGGGTGTACGGGAAGCCGAACTCGCCGAGGCCGCGCAGCTCTCCTCCCTCGCCGACGAGACCCCGGAAGGCCGGTCGATCGTCGTGCTGGCCAAGGAGAGGTACGGACTGCGGGGACGGGACCCGGGCGAGCTGACGGGCGCCGCGTGGGTGCAGTTCACCGCGCAGACCCGGATGTCGGGCGTCGACCTGGAGGGGCGGAAGATCCGCAAGGGCGCGAGCGGTTCCGTCGTGACGTGGGTGAGGGAGCGGGGCGGGAGTGTCTGTGAGGAGGCGCGGGCGCTCACGGACCGCATCGCCGAGGCGGGTGGTACACCGCTGCTGGTGGCTGTGGAGGATGGGCGTGGCCCGAGGGTCCTCGGGGTGGTCCATCTCCAGGACGTGGTGAAGGAGGGCACGCGGGAGCGGTTCGAGAAGCTGCGCCGGATGGGAATCAGAACGGTCATGATCACGGGTGACAACCCGCTGACCGCGAAGGCGGTCGCCGACGAGGCGGGGGTCGACGACTTCCTGGCCGAGGCGACGCCCGAGGACAAGATGGCCCTCATCAAGCGGGAACAGGCCGGCGGCAAGCTCGTCGCGATGACCGGCGACGGCACCAACGACGCCCCCGCCCTGGCCCAGGCCGACGTCGGCGTCGCGATGAACACCGGGACCTCTGCCGCCAAGGAGGCCGGCAACATGGTCGACCTCGACTCCGACCCCACCAAACTCATCGAGATCGTCGGGATCGGCAAGCAACTCCTCATCACCCGAGGCGCCCTCACCACCTTCTCCATCGCCAACGACGTGGCGAAGTACTTCGCGATCATCCCCGCCATGTTCGCCGTGGCGTACCCCTCGCTCGACAAGCTCAACATCATGGGGCTCGCCTCGCCCGAGTCCGCGATCCTCTCGGCGGTCGTCTTCAACGCGTTGATCATCGTCGCGCTGGTGCCGCTCGCCCTCAAGGGCGTGCGCTACCGGCCCGCGAGCGCCGACCGGATGCTGCGCCGCAACCTCGGCCTGTACGGGCTCGGCGGCCTGGCTGCCCCGTTCGCCGGCATCAAGATCATCGACGTGCTCCTCTCCCTCATCCCCGGAATCGGTTGA
- a CDS encoding NAD-dependent epimerase/dehydratase family protein: MNGRSTASARPVVTVLGSSGFVGSAVLAALATRPVRLRAVARGPSAVPHGAATVDVRQADLSSGALPEAVAGSDVVVCLVTHSGGWRAAESDPESARVNVGIMRDLLAALGAERPAGPPPLVVYAGAASQVGLPPRSVLDGSEQDRPATEYDRQKLAAEELLMAADAEGTVRGVSLRLPTVFGEACAPGARDRGVVSAMIRRALRHEPLTMWHDGTVKRDLVHVADVADAFAAAIDRPSPLTGRHWLLGAGRGDALGDVFHEVARIVAARTGRRPVPVVSVDAPADAPATDFADVTIDSSPFRAATGWSPRLPLREGLDRTVAALSQES; encoded by the coding sequence GTGAACGGCAGAAGCACAGCCTCGGCCCGCCCCGTCGTCACGGTCCTCGGCTCCTCCGGGTTCGTCGGCTCCGCCGTGCTGGCCGCCCTGGCCACGCGCCCCGTCCGGCTGCGGGCTGTGGCTCGCGGGCCGAGCGCCGTGCCGCACGGGGCCGCCACCGTCGACGTGCGGCAGGCCGATCTCTCGTCCGGGGCGCTTCCCGAGGCGGTGGCGGGCTCCGACGTGGTCGTCTGCCTCGTCACCCACAGCGGCGGATGGCGGGCGGCCGAGAGCGACCCGGAGAGCGCGCGAGTCAACGTCGGGATCATGCGGGACCTTCTCGCGGCGCTCGGTGCGGAACGTCCCGCAGGCCCGCCTCCTCTGGTCGTGTACGCCGGTGCCGCCTCCCAGGTGGGTCTGCCGCCCAGGAGCGTGCTCGACGGCAGCGAGCAGGACCGGCCCGCGACGGAGTACGACCGGCAGAAGCTCGCGGCGGAGGAACTGCTCATGGCGGCCGACGCCGAGGGCACGGTGCGCGGGGTGAGCCTGCGCCTGCCGACGGTCTTCGGAGAGGCGTGTGCGCCCGGGGCGAGGGACCGTGGCGTGGTCTCCGCGATGATCCGGCGCGCGCTCCGCCATGAACCGCTGACCATGTGGCACGACGGCACCGTGAAGCGGGACCTGGTGCACGTGGCGGACGTGGCGGACGCGTTCGCGGCCGCGATCGACCGGCCTTCCCCGCTCACGGGCCGGCACTGGCTCCTGGGTGCGGGACGGGGCGACGCGCTCGGGGACGTGTTCCACGAGGTGGCACGGATCGTCGCCGCGCGTACCGGCCGGCGCCCGGTGCCCGTGGTGTCCGTCGACGCTCCCGCGGACGCCCCCGCCACCGACTTCGCGGACGTCACCATCGACTCGTCGCCGTTCCGGGCGGCCACCGGCTGGTCGCCCCGTCTTCCGCTGCGCGAGGGGCTGGACCGCACGGTCGCCGCTCTGTCACAAGAATCCTGA
- a CDS encoding potassium-transporting ATPase subunit C, which translates to MADNTVSSTARVLGAGLRALLVLTLVCGVIYPLAVTGVAQALFNDKANGSEIEDSGGRVVGSFLIGQRYDLPLKDGEESPDPDLRWFQPRPSHGLGSNNVNTRYSLVVSGATSRSGDNEELVQWVKDAKAAVVKDNSTPTYRVKPADVPADAVTSSGSGLDPDISPAYAKLQAHRVAEKNGLALAEVEGLVAEHTTGRVLGFMGEPRINVLELNTALRDLTHA; encoded by the coding sequence ATGGCCGACAACACCGTCAGCAGCACCGCGCGCGTGCTCGGGGCAGGTCTGCGAGCCCTGCTCGTCCTCACCCTCGTCTGCGGAGTGATCTACCCGCTCGCCGTCACCGGCGTCGCCCAGGCCCTGTTCAACGACAAGGCCAACGGCTCCGAGATCGAGGACTCCGGCGGGCGGGTCGTGGGCTCCTTCCTCATCGGACAGCGGTACGACCTCCCGCTGAAGGACGGCGAGGAGTCACCCGACCCGGACCTGAGGTGGTTCCAGCCCCGCCCCTCCCACGGCCTCGGCAGCAACAACGTCAACACCCGGTACTCCCTCGTCGTCTCCGGCGCCACCAGCCGCTCCGGTGACAACGAGGAGCTGGTCCAGTGGGTGAAGGACGCCAAGGCAGCCGTGGTCAAGGACAACTCCACCCCCACGTACAGGGTGAAGCCCGCCGACGTACCGGCCGACGCCGTCACCTCGTCCGGCTCCGGACTGGACCCCGACATCTCCCCCGCGTACGCGAAGCTCCAGGCACACCGGGTCGCCGAGAAGAACGGTCTGGCCCTGGCGGAGGTCGAGGGCCTCGTCGCCGAGCACACCACGGGCCGGGTCCTCGGCTTCATGGGGGAGCCCCGGATCAACGTACTCGAACTGAACACCGCGCTCAGGGACCTGACCCACGCCTGA
- a CDS encoding response regulator, translating to MPRVIVAEDDVQLMRALQINLQVREYTVVQATDGESALRLASTFKPDVIVLDLGLPDMSGVEVIKVIRSWSRVPILVLSARHMSEDKVRALDAGADDYVTKPFSMDELLARLRAATRRRQDSAGAEAPAAVTTDEFTIDLVAKKVHREGRTVRLTPTEWHLLEMLVARPGRLVSQRQLLREVWGPAFEENTNYLRVYMAQLRRKLEADPARPRYLITEPGMGYRFEP from the coding sequence ATGCCCCGGGTAATCGTGGCGGAAGACGACGTGCAGTTGATGCGTGCCCTGCAGATCAACCTCCAGGTACGCGAGTACACCGTCGTGCAAGCCACCGACGGCGAGTCGGCGCTCCGGCTCGCCTCGACCTTCAAACCGGACGTCATCGTCCTCGATCTCGGTCTGCCGGACATGAGCGGCGTCGAAGTGATCAAGGTGATCCGGAGCTGGAGCCGGGTACCGATTTTGGTCCTGTCCGCGCGTCACATGTCCGAGGACAAAGTGCGAGCCCTGGACGCGGGAGCAGATGACTATGTGACCAAGCCCTTCAGCATGGACGAACTGCTGGCCCGGCTGCGGGCGGCCACGCGCCGACGGCAGGATTCCGCCGGGGCGGAGGCACCGGCCGCCGTCACCACGGACGAGTTCACCATCGATCTGGTGGCGAAGAAGGTCCATCGCGAAGGCCGCACCGTCCGGCTCACCCCGACTGAGTGGCATCTGCTCGAGATGCTGGTCGCCCGCCCCGGTCGCCTGGTGTCCCAGCGGCAGCTCCTGCGGGAGGTCTGGGGTCCCGCCTTCGAGGAGAACACGAACTACCTGCGGGTCTACATGGCCCAGCTACGGCGCAAACTCGAAGCGGACCCGGCCCGCCCCCGGTATCTGATCACCGAACCAGGCATGGGCTATCGCTTCGAACCCTGA
- a CDS encoding DegT/DnrJ/EryC1/StrS family aminotransferase, with product MTTRVWDYLPEYESEREDVLDAVDTVFRSGRLVFGESMRGFEREFAARHGVAHCVGVDNGTNALKLALQALGVGPGDEVITVSNTAAPTVVAIDAVGATPVFVDVRADDHLMDTGQVDAAVTDRTRCLLPVHLYGQCVDMAPLERAAERHGLALLEDCAQAHGARHHGRQAGAIGDAAAYSFYPTKVLGAYGDAGAVLTPDDHVARRLARLRYYGMEERYYVVETPGHNARLDEVQAEILRRKLRRLDSYVEARRAVARRYAEGLADTGLVLPRTAAGNDHVYYLYVVRHPQRDQIMRALSARGIELNISYPWPVHTMSGFSRLGQPRGSLPVTEKLADEIFSLPMYPSLPRERQDEVIEALRVVLSRL from the coding sequence ATGACAACCCGGGTGTGGGACTACCTGCCGGAGTACGAGAGTGAACGCGAGGACGTCCTCGACGCCGTCGACACGGTCTTCCGCTCCGGGCGGCTGGTGTTCGGCGAGAGCATGCGGGGTTTCGAGAGGGAGTTCGCGGCCCGGCACGGCGTAGCGCACTGTGTCGGCGTCGACAACGGGACCAACGCCCTCAAGCTGGCGCTCCAGGCACTGGGCGTGGGCCCCGGCGACGAGGTCATCACCGTGTCCAACACGGCCGCTCCCACGGTGGTGGCCATCGACGCCGTCGGCGCGACCCCGGTCTTCGTCGACGTGCGCGCCGACGACCACCTCATGGACACCGGCCAGGTGGACGCCGCCGTCACCGACCGCACCCGCTGCCTGCTGCCGGTGCATCTGTACGGGCAGTGCGTCGACATGGCCCCGCTGGAGCGGGCCGCAGAACGGCACGGGCTGGCTCTGCTGGAGGACTGCGCGCAGGCGCACGGCGCCCGGCACCACGGCCGGCAGGCCGGCGCCATCGGGGACGCGGCGGCCTACTCCTTCTACCCGACCAAGGTCCTGGGCGCCTACGGGGACGCCGGAGCCGTGCTGACCCCGGACGACCACGTGGCCCGGCGGCTCGCGCGGCTGCGGTACTACGGGATGGAGGAGCGCTACTACGTCGTCGAGACTCCCGGGCACAACGCGCGGCTCGACGAGGTCCAGGCGGAGATCCTGCGCCGCAAGCTCCGTCGTCTCGACTCCTACGTCGAGGCCCGCAGGGCCGTGGCCCGCCGCTACGCCGAGGGGCTGGCGGACACCGGTCTCGTCCTGCCGCGGACGGCTGCCGGGAACGACCACGTGTACTACCTGTACGTCGTACGCCATCCTCAGCGCGATCAGATCATGAGAGCACTCAGCGCCCGCGGCATCGAACTCAACATCAGCTATCCGTGGCCGGTGCACACCATGTCGGGGTTCTCCCGCCTCGGACAGCCCCGTGGCTCCCTCCCGGTCACCGAGAAGCTGGCGGACGAGATCTTCTCGCTGCCGATGTACCCCTCGCTCCCCCGTGAGCGGCAGGACGAGGTGATCGAGGCACTGCGCGTCGTTCTCTCCCGTCTCTAG